One Pieris brassicae chromosome 11, ilPieBrab1.1, whole genome shotgun sequence DNA window includes the following coding sequences:
- the LOC123716198 gene encoding zinc finger protein weckle-like isoform X1, producing the protein MNDFATLEKTIVRELSCRLCLCNDVIKLKPLSAEVKRKIKKLYDIVIHTDDCLPKAICHDCLQQISNAYIYAVKVERTQKFLEFHRNKKNEDKQPNEIKNYSLINELSARNLEHASTELKTVSNSTTPPKPAEITTTELQQGDTKLAKPKQVKKQSPSDMKYLEAMPLEEFAEVEKLDKSLLNSTTSANKSPSPTHEKRIVEDELEQDVLDPIVIIDGRPAKQGHALDMQITLFYKMECCICHETGFHFRSLMKHYKDRHGVPGYVTCCDKKFHYFYPKKIIEHMAFHLQPNIFMCKSCHQNFQTSQELTEHQTNGGRSEGKILCPRCSERYPTYRELGAHLLTHRADKLQCDYCGKTLKHHHRKKTVNHMEDVILCSQCVRTLKNIEKQERDIKEKVKAKSVDTLTLQKYQKFRQAMGLSADEEASSD; encoded by the exons ATGAACGACTTTGCAACATTAGAAAAAACGATAGTACGTGAATTATCTTGTAGATTGTGTCTTTGCAACGATGTTATCAAGCTGAAACCACTAAGTGCCGAAGTAAAgcgcaaaattaaaaaactatacgATATCGtt ATCCATACAGATGACTGCCTTCCAAAAGCTATTTGTCATGATTGCCTGCAACAAATTAGTAACGCATATATCTATGCAGTGAAAGTGGAAAGAACGCAAAAATTCTTAGAATTCCACAGAAACAAGAAGAATGAAGACAAGCAgccaaatgaaataaaaaattattcgcTTATAAATGAGTTATCAGCCCGAAATCTCGAACATGCCAGTACAGAGCTAAAGACAGTTTCTAATTCTACTACTCCGCCAAAACCAGCTGAAATTACGACAACAGAATTACAACAAGGTGACACGAAACTAGCAAAACCAAAACAAGTTAAGAAACAGTCGCCTTctgatatgaaatatttagaaGCTATGCCGCTAGAAGAATTTGCTGAAGTGGAAAAGTTAGATAAATCCTTACTTAATAGCACCACGTCTGCTAATAAAAGTCCATCGCCGACTCATGAAAAACGAATAGTTGAAGATGAACTAGAGCAAGATGTTTTAGATCCAATAGTTATAATCGACGGTCGCCCAGCCAAGCAAGGCCATGCTTTAGATATGCAAATCACGCTTTTCTACAAGATGGAATGTTGCATTTGTCATGAAACTGGATTTCATTTTAGGTCCCTAATGAAACATTATAAAGACAGACACGGCGTCCCTGGCTATGTAACTTGCTGTGATAAAAAGTTTCACTACTTCTACccgaaaaaaattattgaacaCATGGCGTTCCATTTGCAGCCGAACATATTTAT GTGCAAAAGCTGTCATCAGAATTTCCAGACGTCACAGGAACTTACAGAACATCAAACAAACGGGGGACGATCGGAAGGAAAGATATTGTGCCCGCGGTGTTCGGAACGTTACCCCACTTACAGAGAATTGGGCGCGCATCTTCTTACGCATCGGGCGGATAAACTTCAGTGTGACTATTGTGGGAAAAC ATTAAAACATCACCACCGCAAGAAAACTGTAAACCATATGGAAGACGTCATTTTGTGTTCTCAGTGTGTgcgaactttaaaaaatatagaaaaacaagAAAGAGATATT aaagaaaaagtGAAAGCGAAAAGTGTTGATACTTTAACGTTACAGAAGTATCAAAAATTTCGTCAAGCTATGGGACTATCCGCTGATGAAGAAGCGTCCTCAGATTAG
- the LOC123716228 gene encoding methionine aminopeptidase 1D, mitochondrial isoform X2 produces the protein MRIPRVLSPLYQMKLLKKFGAYEKVYPIETTPSRPVPNHIARPDYITGLPRGIPKIPETKDQEQINGMRVSCQLAASILNRMQSFIQPGVRTDDIDDLIHNFIISANAYPSPLHYRGFPKSICTSVNNVAVHGIPDLRPLVNGDIVNVDITVYYNGYHGDCSKTFLVGEVDGKGQELVAVTEECLSQAIKLCGPDVPFCDIGLRIHRYAKSKGLTVLPAFAGHGIGRYFHGPPDIYHMINRYPGLMKAGMTFTIEPVLSHGRANTYILDDGWTVVTEDGSRTAQCEHTILITEGGAEILTR, from the exons ATGAGAATTCCAAGAGTACTTAGTCCATTGTATCAGATGAAATTGtt aaaaaaatttgGTGCTTATGAAAAAGTCTATCCAATTGAAACCACACCCAGTCGGCCAGTGCCCAATCACATAGCAAGACCTGATTATATAACAGGTCTTCCTCGTGGAATTCCTAAAATACCTGAAACCAAAGATCAGGAACAGATAAATGGAATGCGTGTTAGTTGCCAGCTTGCAGCCAGCATATTAAATAGAATGCAATCTTTTATTCAA CCTGGTGTAAGAACAGATGACATTGATGATTTAATTCACAATTTCATTATTAGTGCTAATGCCTATCCTTCACCTTTACACTACAGAGGGTTTCCAAAAAGTATTTGTACATCTGTAAATAATGTTGCTGTTCATGGTATCCCGGATCTTAGACCATTAGTAAATGGTGATATAGTTAATGTAGATATAACA GTTTATTACAACGGTTATCATGGAGATTgctcaaaaacatttttagtagGTGAAGTTGATGGAAAGGGTCAAGAACTGGTTGCAGTAACTGAAGAATGCCTTTcacaa GCTATCAAACTATGTGGGCCTGATGTTCCATTCTGTGATATTGGTTTAAGAATACATAGATATGCAAAGAGTAAAGGACTGACAGTTTTGCCAGCCTTTGCAGGACACGGTATTGGCAGATATTTTCATGGTCCACCAGATATCTATCATATGA TTAACAGATATCCTGGTTTGATGAAAGCTGGTATGACATTTACTATAGAACCAGTATTATCTCATGGCCGagcaaatacatacatattagaTGATGGTTGGACTGTAGTTACGGAAGATGGATCTAGAACAGCTCAATGTGAACATACTATATTAATTACAGAAGGAGGTGCAGAAATTTTAACCAGATAG
- the LOC123716230 gene encoding 5'-deoxynucleotidase HDDC2: protein MALVDHTKILEFLELVGRLKHIKRTGWILCDINDCETIAGHMYRMGLMTFLLTEENNPTKLDRFKCLQIALVHDLAECIVGDLTPHCGVPPDEKHRREAEAMKKIAELTGIAGDRMYNLYMEYESQSSPEANFAKDLDRYDMILQAFEYEKRENSPKQLEEFFTATYGKFKHPFIQDLAKELYRQREDFEKTALVNGKS, encoded by the exons atgGCATTGGTGGATCACACAAAAATTCTTGAATTTTTAGAATTAGTCGGTCGCCTTAAG CACATCAAGAGAACAGGATGGATATTGTGTGATATAAATGATTGTGAAACAATTGCTGGTCACATGTATAGAATGGGTCTTATGACTTTTCTACTTACTGAAGAAAACAATCCAACAAAATTGGACCGCTTTAAATGTCTTCAAATTG CTCTAGTCCATGATTTGGCTGAATGTATAGTTGGGGATCTAACACCCCACTGTGGGGTGCCCCCAGATGAAAAACACAGAAGAGAGGCTGAGGCTATGAAGAAAATAGCAGAGTTAACAGGAATTGCTGGAGACAGAatgtataatctatatatg GAGTATGAAAGCCAAAGCTCACCTGAAGCAAACTTTGCCAAAGATCTGGATAGATATGATATGATCCTTCAAGCATTTGAATATGAAAAAAGGGAAAATTCGCCTAAACAGTTGGAGGAATTTTTCACAGCAACATATGGAAAATTCAAGCATCCTTTCATTCAAGATTTGGCCAAAGAACTATATAGACAGAGAGAAGATTTTGAAAAAACAGCTTTAGTAAATGGCAAATCTTAA
- the LOC123716430 gene encoding cyclin-dependent kinase 10, with product MSQTSEKPPSNQDVSDPTGPSARKGVLVSFRTGKTMEIPEKDILGRCRFVGEFEKLNRIGEGTYGIVYRAKDKVSGNIVALKKVRMDVEKDGLPLSGLREIQVLMACHHENVVQLKEVLVGRSLESIFLSMEYCEQDLASLLDNMSSPFTESQVKCLMLQVLKGLKYLHSNFIVHRDLKVSNLLLTDKGCVKIADFGLARWLGAPARCATPRVVTLWYRAPELLLQSPKQTPALDMWAAGCILGELLANKPLLPGRSEIEQLELIVDLLGTPSDAIWPEFSSLPALQNFTLKQQPYNNLKQRFPWLSAAGLRLLNFLFMYDPKKRATAEECLQSSYFKEQPLPCDPKLMPSFPQHRNMKGQKGTSNQLNIPLSNLNTGANDQTNNLPAISDLLGSLVKKRRLD from the exons ATGTCTCAGA CTTCAGAAAAGCCGCCGTCGAATCAAGATGTATCAGATCCCACGGGCCCATCTGCTCGAAAAGGTGTTCTGGTGTCTTTTCGAACAGGAAAGACGATGGAAATACCAGAAAAGGATATT ttaGGAAGATGCCGCTTTGTCGGGGAATTTGAAAAACTGAATCGCATTGGTGAAGGAACTTATGGCATAGTGT ATCGCGCCAAGGATAAAGTGAGTGGAAATATTGTTGCATTAAAGAAGGTCAGAATGGATGTTGAAAAAGATGGATTGCCACTTAGTGGTCTTAGAGAAATACAAGTATTAATGGCATGTCACCATGAAAATGTGGTACAACTTAAGGAGGTGCTGGTAGGACGATCCCTTGAGAG tatCTTTCTCTCTATGGAATATTGTGAGCAGGATTTGGCATCTCTACTTGATAATATGTCATCACCATTTACTGAATCCCAAGTTAAATGTCTTATGTTGCAAGTGTTAAAGggattgaaatatttacactCAAATTTCATAGTGCACAGAGATTTGAAGGTATCAAACCTATTGCTTACTGATAAAGGCTGTGTTAAAATAg CTGACTTTGGCCTAGCTCGTTGGTTAGGTGCCCCAGCCAGATGTGCAACGCCTCGAGTTGTTACCTTGTGGTATCGTGCTCCTGAGTTACTCCTACAATCACCCAAACAAACCCCAGCATTGGACATGTGGGCGGCTGGTTGTATTTTGGGCGAATTGTTGGCTAACAAACCCTTATTGCCGGGCAGAAGTGAAATAGAACAACTTGAGTTGATTGTTGATTTGCTTG GGACTCCTTCGGATGCAATTTGGCCAGAATTCAGCTCATTACCGGCTTTACAAAACTTTACACTGAAGCAGCAGCCTTACAACAACCTAAAGCAGCGATTCCCTTGGCTGTCGGCTGCAGGCCTGCGACTTCTTAACTTCCTCTTCATGTATGACCCAAAGAAGCGTGCAACTGCTGAAGAATGTCTCCAAAGCTCCTACTTCAAAGAGCAGCCATtac ccTGTGATCCGAAGTTGATGCCCAGCTTCCCTCAACACAGGAATATGAAAGGCCAAAAGGGAACATCAAATCAACTGAACATACCCTTATCCAACCTAAACACTGGTGCCAACGATCAGACAAACAATCTCCCTGCTATTTCTGATCTCTTAGGATCATTGGTTAAAAAACGGCGGCTAGATTAA
- the LOC123716228 gene encoding methionine aminopeptidase 1D, mitochondrial isoform X1, whose product MHISSLMRPIGQFWRTHLKKFGAYEKVYPIETTPSRPVPNHIARPDYITGLPRGIPKIPETKDQEQINGMRVSCQLAASILNRMQSFIQPGVRTDDIDDLIHNFIISANAYPSPLHYRGFPKSICTSVNNVAVHGIPDLRPLVNGDIVNVDITVYYNGYHGDCSKTFLVGEVDGKGQELVAVTEECLSQAIKLCGPDVPFCDIGLRIHRYAKSKGLTVLPAFAGHGIGRYFHGPPDIYHMINRYPGLMKAGMTFTIEPVLSHGRANTYILDDGWTVVTEDGSRTAQCEHTILITEGGAEILTR is encoded by the exons atgcATATTTCAAGCTTGATGAGACCCATAGGTCAATTTTGGAGAACTCACCT aaaaaaatttgGTGCTTATGAAAAAGTCTATCCAATTGAAACCACACCCAGTCGGCCAGTGCCCAATCACATAGCAAGACCTGATTATATAACAGGTCTTCCTCGTGGAATTCCTAAAATACCTGAAACCAAAGATCAGGAACAGATAAATGGAATGCGTGTTAGTTGCCAGCTTGCAGCCAGCATATTAAATAGAATGCAATCTTTTATTCAA CCTGGTGTAAGAACAGATGACATTGATGATTTAATTCACAATTTCATTATTAGTGCTAATGCCTATCCTTCACCTTTACACTACAGAGGGTTTCCAAAAAGTATTTGTACATCTGTAAATAATGTTGCTGTTCATGGTATCCCGGATCTTAGACCATTAGTAAATGGTGATATAGTTAATGTAGATATAACA GTTTATTACAACGGTTATCATGGAGATTgctcaaaaacatttttagtagGTGAAGTTGATGGAAAGGGTCAAGAACTGGTTGCAGTAACTGAAGAATGCCTTTcacaa GCTATCAAACTATGTGGGCCTGATGTTCCATTCTGTGATATTGGTTTAAGAATACATAGATATGCAAAGAGTAAAGGACTGACAGTTTTGCCAGCCTTTGCAGGACACGGTATTGGCAGATATTTTCATGGTCCACCAGATATCTATCATATGA TTAACAGATATCCTGGTTTGATGAAAGCTGGTATGACATTTACTATAGAACCAGTATTATCTCATGGCCGagcaaatacatacatattagaTGATGGTTGGACTGTAGTTACGGAAGATGGATCTAGAACAGCTCAATGTGAACATACTATATTAATTACAGAAGGAGGTGCAGAAATTTTAACCAGATAG
- the LOC123716228 gene encoding methionine aminopeptidase 1D, mitochondrial isoform X3 translates to MLGTRKKFGAYEKVYPIETTPSRPVPNHIARPDYITGLPRGIPKIPETKDQEQINGMRVSCQLAASILNRMQSFIQPGVRTDDIDDLIHNFIISANAYPSPLHYRGFPKSICTSVNNVAVHGIPDLRPLVNGDIVNVDITVYYNGYHGDCSKTFLVGEVDGKGQELVAVTEECLSQAIKLCGPDVPFCDIGLRIHRYAKSKGLTVLPAFAGHGIGRYFHGPPDIYHMINRYPGLMKAGMTFTIEPVLSHGRANTYILDDGWTVVTEDGSRTAQCEHTILITEGGAEILTR, encoded by the exons ATGTTAGGTACTCG aaaaaaatttgGTGCTTATGAAAAAGTCTATCCAATTGAAACCACACCCAGTCGGCCAGTGCCCAATCACATAGCAAGACCTGATTATATAACAGGTCTTCCTCGTGGAATTCCTAAAATACCTGAAACCAAAGATCAGGAACAGATAAATGGAATGCGTGTTAGTTGCCAGCTTGCAGCCAGCATATTAAATAGAATGCAATCTTTTATTCAA CCTGGTGTAAGAACAGATGACATTGATGATTTAATTCACAATTTCATTATTAGTGCTAATGCCTATCCTTCACCTTTACACTACAGAGGGTTTCCAAAAAGTATTTGTACATCTGTAAATAATGTTGCTGTTCATGGTATCCCGGATCTTAGACCATTAGTAAATGGTGATATAGTTAATGTAGATATAACA GTTTATTACAACGGTTATCATGGAGATTgctcaaaaacatttttagtagGTGAAGTTGATGGAAAGGGTCAAGAACTGGTTGCAGTAACTGAAGAATGCCTTTcacaa GCTATCAAACTATGTGGGCCTGATGTTCCATTCTGTGATATTGGTTTAAGAATACATAGATATGCAAAGAGTAAAGGACTGACAGTTTTGCCAGCCTTTGCAGGACACGGTATTGGCAGATATTTTCATGGTCCACCAGATATCTATCATATGA TTAACAGATATCCTGGTTTGATGAAAGCTGGTATGACATTTACTATAGAACCAGTATTATCTCATGGCCGagcaaatacatacatattagaTGATGGTTGGACTGTAGTTACGGAAGATGGATCTAGAACAGCTCAATGTGAACATACTATATTAATTACAGAAGGAGGTGCAGAAATTTTAACCAGATAG
- the LOC123716229 gene encoding protein N-terminal glutamine amidohydrolase, which yields MSFSQVQLPNIDTKKSDKNLKLLFPKQAECSYVSCYCEENVWKLCQDVSLRVPEELDRCFVVFISNPCRTVPLWKQRAGREEDRLVIWDYHVIFLYSIDLKSCLVYDLDSELPFPTFFHKYVTETFRTDQVLKSDFHRFFRVVPGKYFLQHFSSDRRHMKRPDGSWIKPPPPYSAISASASSHNLDEYINMDADIGPGQVFNLTEFVQRFYKIEK from the exons atgtcgtTCAGCCAAGTTCAACTACCCAATATTGATACAAAGAAAagtgataaaaatttaaagcttTTGTTTCCAAAGCAAGCAGAATGTTCTTATGTGTCGTGTTATTG TGAAGAAAATGTCTGGAAGCTCTGTCAGGATGTATCGTTAAGAGTTCCAGAAGAATTGGATCGATGTTTTGTGGTATTCATATCGAATCCCTGTCGCACTGTGCCTTTGTGGAAACAAAGGGCTGGGCGCGAAGAAGATCGCCTCGTCATTTGG GATTACCATGTCATATTCTTATACTCAATCGACTTGAAGTCATGTTTGGTTTATGACTTAGATTCTGAGCTTCCATTCCCAACATTCTTCCATAAATATGTTACAGAAACATTTCGTACTGATCAAGTTCTAAAATCTGATTTCCACAG GTTCTTTAGAGTTGTACCaggtaaatatttcttacagCATTTTTCATCTGATAGACGTCATATGAAGAGACCTGATGGTTCCTGGATTAAACCACCACCACCATATTCTGCCATATCTGCAtcag CATCTTCTCACAACTTAGATGAGTACATTAACATGGATGCTGATATTGGTCCTGGCCAAGTTTTTAATCTTACTGAATTTGTTCAAAGATTCTATAAGATAGAAAAGTGA
- the LOC123716198 gene encoding zinc finger protein 461-like isoform X2 has product MNDFATLEKTIVRELSCRLCLCNDVIKLKPLSAEVKRKIKKLYDIVIHTDDCLPKAICHDCLQQISNAYIYAVKVERTQKFLEFHRNKKNEDKQPNEIKNYSLINELSARNLEHASTELKTVSNSTTPPKPAEITTTELQQGDTKLAKPKQVKKQSPSDMKYLEAMPLEEFAEVEKSLMKHYKDRHGVPGYVTCCDKKFHYFYPKKIIEHMAFHLQPNIFMCKSCHQNFQTSQELTEHQTNGGRSEGKILCPRCSERYPTYRELGAHLLTHRADKLQCDYCGKTLKHHHRKKTVNHMEDVILCSQCVRTLKNIEKQERDIKEKVKAKSVDTLTLQKYQKFRQAMGLSADEEASSD; this is encoded by the exons ATGAACGACTTTGCAACATTAGAAAAAACGATAGTACGTGAATTATCTTGTAGATTGTGTCTTTGCAACGATGTTATCAAGCTGAAACCACTAAGTGCCGAAGTAAAgcgcaaaattaaaaaactatacgATATCGtt ATCCATACAGATGACTGCCTTCCAAAAGCTATTTGTCATGATTGCCTGCAACAAATTAGTAACGCATATATCTATGCAGTGAAAGTGGAAAGAACGCAAAAATTCTTAGAATTCCACAGAAACAAGAAGAATGAAGACAAGCAgccaaatgaaataaaaaattattcgcTTATAAATGAGTTATCAGCCCGAAATCTCGAACATGCCAGTACAGAGCTAAAGACAGTTTCTAATTCTACTACTCCGCCAAAACCAGCTGAAATTACGACAACAGAATTACAACAAGGTGACACGAAACTAGCAAAACCAAAACAAGTTAAGAAACAGTCGCCTTctgatatgaaatatttagaaGCTATGCCGCTAGAAGAATTTGCTGAAGTGGAAAA GTCCCTAATGAAACATTATAAAGACAGACACGGCGTCCCTGGCTATGTAACTTGCTGTGATAAAAAGTTTCACTACTTCTACccgaaaaaaattattgaacaCATGGCGTTCCATTTGCAGCCGAACATATTTAT GTGCAAAAGCTGTCATCAGAATTTCCAGACGTCACAGGAACTTACAGAACATCAAACAAACGGGGGACGATCGGAAGGAAAGATATTGTGCCCGCGGTGTTCGGAACGTTACCCCACTTACAGAGAATTGGGCGCGCATCTTCTTACGCATCGGGCGGATAAACTTCAGTGTGACTATTGTGGGAAAAC ATTAAAACATCACCACCGCAAGAAAACTGTAAACCATATGGAAGACGTCATTTTGTGTTCTCAGTGTGTgcgaactttaaaaaatatagaaaaacaagAAAGAGATATT aaagaaaaagtGAAAGCGAAAAGTGTTGATACTTTAACGTTACAGAAGTATCAAAAATTTCGTCAAGCTATGGGACTATCCGCTGATGAAGAAGCGTCCTCAGATTAG